A single Saccharolobus shibatae B12 DNA region contains:
- a CDS encoding ABC transporter ATP-binding protein produces the protein MTDILIDAMDLKKVYKTKNIEYIALRGVTLKVKKGEFLVIAGPSGSGKTTLLDLLGLLDSPSAGKVIIDGSDVTNFDEDERAIFRRRYIGFVFQSYNLITYLTVLENVELALAAVGVPVWKRKEKAEEILSMIPGMLELKNKKPNELSGGQQQRVAIARALANDPKILLADEPTANLDSKTGEAIVELMKKLNDEKKVTIIMATHDPDMMKYADRIVYIRDGLIEKEVIQNE, from the coding sequence ATGACCGATATCTTAATCGATGCTATGGATTTAAAGAAAGTATACAAAACTAAAAATATTGAATATATTGCATTAAGAGGAGTAACCTTGAAAGTAAAGAAAGGAGAGTTTCTGGTTATAGCAGGTCCTTCTGGATCTGGTAAGACCACACTTTTAGATTTGCTAGGTCTTTTAGATTCGCCTAGTGCTGGTAAAGTAATAATAGATGGAAGCGATGTTACGAATTTTGATGAAGATGAAAGAGCAATTTTTAGAAGAAGATATATAGGTTTTGTGTTTCAATCATATAATTTAATTACATATCTGACAGTTCTTGAGAACGTTGAATTAGCTTTAGCAGCTGTAGGAGTTCCGGTGTGGAAAAGGAAGGAGAAGGCAGAAGAGATTCTATCCATGATTCCCGGTATGTTGGAACTTAAGAATAAAAAGCCTAACGAATTATCGGGGGGCCAGCAACAGAGAGTTGCTATAGCTAGAGCCTTAGCCAATGATCCTAAGATATTACTTGCGGATGAACCGACTGCAAATCTAGATTCTAAAACAGGTGAGGCAATAGTGGAGTTAATGAAGAAGTTGAATGATGAAAAAAAGGTAACTATCATAATGGCTACTCATGACCCCGATATGATGAAATATGCTGATAGAATTGTGTATATTAGAGATGGGTTAATTGAGAAAGAGGTAATACAGAATGAGTAA
- a CDS encoding COG1361 S-layer family protein, which yields MSKAISLIIVSLFLVSLLFIPLTFSGTQSPFSVSSQWLTSPPYVTPGEKLVQLQVNLEYHGTGNLTNVEIYPIETGPFIVYPSTQTYTLSSMLPDQQYSFIFIGNITPNIPLGVYNFYLQVIYLENGIEQTQTIPVQIPILGYVQLSAIAQTSGTIFPGEQYVPINLVIYNTGTITATNVTLFLNSTYPLQFVTKEINIPIISAGSSLSVQAIANIYNNATIGTYKIPLTALVYGAYHSLNVSVIINSNQTVGGKLITSYVILPAGSNQLGVPITLQLIYTGPVPVSSYSIQLMLPNGFTNITGGNSVYVNGGPLQPYEDFTVPFTINIRNLSLGAYTIPLKIIWNTIEGNGIVVNTVQCMAFTMFLLGEPNIEVSPETSLLYAGEVNNITLVISNVGSGTIYNLSLSVSSQQVSILNNLPKIQLLSPNQLIRIPLEVYVPSSYQGTPIQFSISISYLNSVYQQSQYQQQIGLYVSPLISPNIPIITTLNPGIISPNLFTTTYLVLSNSLNTTLYNLSVTLSSPIYINSTAFNLASLKPNSQYELPITVYAQNPGSYSISISIVYYQGNIERQEQITVPVYAMQINSPTIPILIQFNSSTLLTGQVEYTTIVIQNTLNQPLYNVTISLVTQGTLYINATTITLPSLQPLQRLYVPVEVYTQSAGIVSVSASISYYQAGQLKQAQEVINDLAAGSVNIIITGVSTVPSVAVRGSIVSVTATIYNFGTGPANGLTVTVFPPKDIVVIGQNTYYVGNLGSDTSSTFTFAFRILNSTKPGSYVIPIEYTYTNDIGQVLHSHSNITLEVSNASSGFFTSSFRSSNNSHISLIGILGIIIVIIIVIVLVIVFLRRRR from the coding sequence ATGAGTAAAGCAATATCTCTTATTATTGTATCACTATTTCTTGTATCACTACTATTTATTCCATTAACATTTTCCGGTACACAATCACCTTTTTCAGTATCTTCACAATGGCTTACTTCTCCACCATATGTGACACCAGGTGAAAAATTAGTGCAGCTACAAGTAAACTTAGAATATCATGGAACTGGGAATTTAACGAATGTGGAGATTTATCCAATAGAAACCGGTCCTTTTATAGTATATCCATCTACACAAACATACACTCTTTCCTCAATGCTTCCCGATCAGCAGTATTCGTTCATATTCATTGGAAATATCACACCTAATATACCTTTGGGTGTGTATAATTTCTATCTACAAGTAATATATCTCGAAAATGGCATAGAGCAAACACAGACGATCCCGGTACAAATTCCTATTCTTGGATATGTGCAACTTTCTGCAATTGCTCAAACTAGTGGTACAATATTTCCGGGAGAGCAGTACGTTCCAATAAATTTAGTAATATATAATACTGGTACTATTACTGCTACTAATGTAACCCTATTCTTAAACTCAACGTATCCATTACAATTTGTAACTAAAGAGATAAATATACCAATTATTAGTGCAGGATCTTCACTTTCTGTTCAAGCAATAGCAAATATTTATAATAACGCAACGATCGGCACATATAAAATACCACTTACAGCTTTAGTATATGGCGCATATCATTCGCTAAACGTTTCAGTAATAATTAACAGTAATCAAACTGTAGGGGGGAAGCTAATAACTTCGTATGTTATCCTACCTGCTGGTTCAAATCAGTTAGGCGTTCCAATAACCCTCCAATTAATTTACACTGGCCCTGTTCCAGTAAGTAGCTATTCAATTCAACTTATGTTACCAAATGGGTTTACTAATATAACTGGTGGAAATTCTGTTTATGTCAATGGTGGGCCATTGCAACCTTATGAGGATTTCACAGTTCCATTTACTATTAACATTCGTAATTTATCTTTAGGTGCGTATACTATCCCTTTAAAAATAATATGGAACACCATAGAAGGTAACGGTATTGTTGTAAATACAGTACAGTGTATGGCATTTACCATGTTCCTTCTGGGTGAACCAAATATAGAAGTTTCTCCTGAAACCTCTTTATTATATGCAGGAGAAGTTAACAATATTACTTTAGTTATATCAAATGTAGGGTCTGGAACTATATACAACCTATCCCTTTCCGTTTCCTCTCAACAAGTGTCTATTCTTAATAACCTACCTAAAATACAATTACTATCTCCAAACCAATTGATTAGGATACCTTTAGAAGTTTATGTACCATCCAGTTATCAAGGAACTCCTATACAATTTAGTATTTCAATATCATATTTAAATTCGGTTTATCAACAGTCACAGTATCAACAACAAATAGGTCTTTACGTTTCTCCTTTGATATCGCCAAATATCCCCATTATAACCACTTTAAATCCAGGGATAATATCACCAAATTTATTCACAACCACATATCTCGTACTGTCAAACTCATTAAATACTACCTTATATAATTTATCAGTTACTCTTTCGTCACCGATTTATATTAACTCTACTGCGTTTAACTTAGCATCATTAAAGCCTAATTCTCAGTACGAATTGCCTATAACTGTTTATGCTCAAAACCCGGGTAGCTATTCTATTTCAATCTCAATTGTCTATTACCAAGGTAATATAGAAAGACAAGAACAGATAACGGTTCCAGTTTACGCCATGCAAATTAATTCACCGACTATACCAATTTTAATTCAATTCAATTCTTCTACACTATTGACTGGTCAAGTAGAATATACAACTATTGTAATACAAAACACATTAAATCAACCATTGTATAACGTTACCATATCATTAGTTACACAAGGAACGCTTTATATTAACGCAACTACAATAACTTTACCTTCCCTTCAACCATTACAAAGATTATACGTTCCAGTGGAAGTGTATACGCAGAGTGCTGGAATAGTTAGTGTAAGCGCCAGTATATCATATTATCAAGCAGGACAATTGAAGCAAGCTCAAGAAGTTATTAATGATTTAGCAGCGGGCTCAGTTAATATTATAATAACTGGCGTTTCCACTGTTCCTTCGGTAGCAGTAAGAGGCAGTATAGTTTCGGTCACCGCAACGATCTATAACTTTGGTACTGGTCCTGCAAACGGTCTCACAGTAACAGTATTTCCACCTAAAGACATTGTAGTGATAGGTCAGAACACTTATTATGTGGGTAATTTAGGTTCAGATACGTCATCAACATTTACCTTTGCATTTAGGATACTTAACTCCACTAAGCCAGGTTCCTACGTTATTCCTATAGAGTATACCTATACCAATGATATTGGGCAAGTTTTACATTCACATTCAAATATCACACTAGAAGTTTCAAATGCTTCTTCTGGCTTCTTCACCTCGTCTTTTAGGAGTAGTAACAATTCCCACATATCCCTAATCGGCATATTAGGCATAATAATTGTAATAATTATAGTCATAGTCTTAGTGATAGTATTTTTAAGAAGAAGGAGGTAA
- a CDS encoding ABC transporter permease translates to MVNTLDIFWLAYKGLVSRKAISILAIISVMIGVASVTVLVAFTQGISQSILSVVESLGSNTILVLPRSSAGLTQATVATIASLPGVEAVYPVVSGFGEINVEGQQLGVSIIGIDNLSALLGQVLLQSGSVYPPVTSPEAVIGSEVANPVPGVFFSPGDIITVQISRGNSIALEIVGVLSPSGANPLSNSQTSIFLPLGEAMAILNRTSYSEIIVEAQSVNDVNNVVNLIGEIYGNQFSVISVQQLINTVSTITSGFSFLLISVASISLFVGAVGIMAIMLSRVYQRIREIGIMKTVGLTTRDILLVFLAESGIIGLIGGIVGILVGLVGTSFIDLLSAITSQSASSSSVSTNTGGFRGGGGFGRFGGASASSASFFTFKPIISIEAILIALAVAVAVSLIAGIYPAWKAAKLTAIDAIRRD, encoded by the coding sequence ATAGTGAATACATTAGACATTTTCTGGCTAGCATATAAGGGATTAGTATCTAGGAAAGCCATATCGATTTTAGCTATAATATCAGTTATGATAGGGGTAGCCAGTGTAACTGTACTAGTAGCTTTTACTCAAGGTATAAGTCAATCTATCTTATCAGTTGTGGAGTCATTGGGATCTAATACAATTTTAGTTTTACCTAGGAGTAGTGCAGGTTTAACTCAAGCTACTGTAGCAACTATAGCGAGTCTGCCGGGAGTTGAGGCAGTTTATCCAGTAGTTAGTGGTTTTGGCGAAATAAATGTCGAGGGACAACAATTAGGGGTTAGCATAATTGGAATAGACAACTTGTCAGCACTTCTTGGCCAAGTACTACTACAAAGTGGGTCAGTTTATCCTCCAGTTACCTCTCCTGAAGCCGTAATTGGATCAGAAGTAGCGAATCCTGTCCCTGGGGTTTTCTTCTCTCCAGGAGATATAATTACTGTTCAAATTTCTAGAGGTAATAGTATAGCGTTAGAAATAGTAGGAGTGTTATCTCCATCTGGTGCTAATCCATTATCTAATTCTCAAACGTCTATATTTTTACCTTTGGGTGAAGCAATGGCTATTCTAAACAGAACTTCATATAGCGAAATAATAGTTGAGGCTCAATCGGTTAATGATGTTAATAATGTAGTGAACCTTATTGGTGAAATATATGGTAATCAGTTTAGCGTGATTTCAGTTCAGCAGTTAATCAACACAGTATCTACTATTACGTCTGGGTTTAGTTTTCTATTAATATCAGTTGCGTCAATATCTCTTTTCGTAGGAGCTGTTGGAATAATGGCAATAATGTTAAGTAGAGTGTATCAAAGGATAAGAGAAATCGGTATAATGAAAACAGTAGGGCTAACAACTAGAGATATTCTTTTAGTTTTCTTAGCAGAATCTGGGATAATAGGATTAATTGGAGGCATAGTAGGTATATTGGTAGGTTTAGTAGGTACTTCATTTATTGATCTTTTATCAGCAATAACGTCTCAATCCGCATCTAGTAGTTCAGTGAGTACAAACACGGGTGGATTTAGAGGGGGTGGCGGTTTTGGTAGATTTGGTGGAGCATCCGCTTCATCTGCATCTTTCTTCACATTTAAACCGATTATTTCGATAGAAGCAATTTTAATAGCATTAGCAGTAGCAGTTGCTGTGAGTTTAATAGCAGGGATTTATCCAGCCTGGAAGGCTGCGAAGCTTACAGCAATTGATGCGATTAGAAGAGATTAA
- a CDS encoding FMN-binding glutamate synthase family protein, with amino-acid sequence MLVYNKYLPVPKQFNDEFWTVEKVEHIRYLSLTGKPYKIFNEDMNSLRVLDKVRFKLDKATSISLTPKANLELEFSGIYMKSPLYLGDMSYGALSGNPNIAIATAADLTETLAGTGEGGLHPEVAKHKRIFVQWASARFGVDIRVLTAGMGVVIKIGQGAKPGIGGHLPGNKVTEPISVTRRIPIGIDAISPAPHHDIYSIEDLGQRIEALKEATGKPVFVKVAATNYIPYIVSGIARMGADGVIIDGHGAGTGATPVVIRDNVGIPIELAVASADKILRREGLRDKFTIIAAGRVSSATDAAKLIALGADVVSVGTGALIAMGCVMVHKCHVGSCPTGLTAKIDGTRVVDVEFGVKMLVNFINGFSMELANILDNLGLNSIKELRGKRELLYGHGLSKDTLEILGIEGTEDEVNPKLGELWNRRVIAYMHELMNKGNPVITSMGSTAPPDVEKPARIIDWLRSDGAQVTRPSIDPYREDVDTSFYLKGGEIYLSLPIIFDITEASLEYKEAFAWSALALSSAVFDYETIDKYAEVFISSDGKGIARWSKSDIYENSYLLIPADENVIDEVIGMGVQGFIVDEDSGNSDLELVVSALDTKLKEVGVRNHYDILAKSGRLRHSADAFKLVLLGADSVIMPYFILEKAIGEGNKGNLKEKAFSLIAGMKKEIALLAGAAGVYSVQSTLTGNRELLRSINLSYPIRKALRIKPAGSL; translated from the coding sequence TTGCTCGTATACAACAAATATCTGCCAGTACCAAAACAATTTAATGATGAATTTTGGACCGTTGAGAAGGTAGAACATATTAGGTACCTCTCTTTGACTGGTAAGCCTTATAAAATATTCAATGAAGATATGAACTCTTTAAGGGTATTAGATAAAGTTAGATTCAAACTTGATAAGGCAACTTCAATTTCTTTAACCCCCAAGGCCAATCTGGAACTAGAATTTTCTGGAATTTACATGAAGTCTCCTTTATATCTAGGTGACATGTCATACGGAGCGTTAAGTGGCAATCCCAATATAGCAATTGCTACTGCGGCTGATTTGACTGAAACTCTTGCCGGTACGGGAGAAGGTGGCCTACATCCAGAGGTTGCTAAGCATAAGAGAATTTTTGTGCAGTGGGCGTCAGCTAGATTTGGTGTTGATATTAGAGTTTTAACTGCTGGTATGGGTGTTGTCATAAAAATTGGTCAAGGGGCTAAGCCTGGAATTGGCGGCCATTTACCAGGGAATAAAGTTACTGAGCCTATATCTGTCACTAGAAGAATTCCAATTGGTATAGATGCTATATCTCCAGCACCTCATCATGATATTTATTCCATCGAGGATCTGGGACAAAGAATAGAGGCATTAAAAGAAGCAACTGGAAAGCCGGTTTTTGTTAAAGTAGCTGCAACTAATTATATCCCTTACATAGTTTCCGGTATTGCTAGAATGGGGGCAGATGGTGTTATAATAGATGGTCATGGAGCGGGAACTGGTGCCACCCCTGTTGTAATAAGAGATAACGTTGGTATACCAATAGAGCTAGCTGTAGCCTCAGCTGATAAGATTTTAAGGAGAGAAGGACTTAGGGATAAGTTTACTATTATAGCTGCTGGTAGGGTCTCATCAGCAACAGACGCTGCTAAACTAATTGCTTTAGGTGCTGACGTAGTGAGCGTTGGTACCGGAGCCTTAATAGCTATGGGTTGTGTAATGGTACATAAGTGTCATGTAGGCTCATGCCCTACAGGTTTAACTGCCAAGATTGATGGGACTAGAGTAGTTGACGTAGAGTTCGGCGTTAAGATGCTAGTTAATTTTATCAATGGATTTTCCATGGAGTTAGCTAATATTTTAGATAATTTAGGTTTGAATAGTATTAAGGAACTTAGAGGTAAAAGAGAGCTACTTTATGGACATGGCTTGAGTAAAGACACGTTAGAAATTCTAGGAATTGAAGGTACGGAAGATGAAGTGAATCCTAAATTGGGAGAGTTATGGAATAGGAGAGTTATTGCTTACATGCACGAATTGATGAATAAGGGCAATCCAGTAATAACCAGTATGGGTAGTACTGCACCACCTGATGTAGAGAAACCCGCCAGAATAATCGATTGGCTTAGATCTGATGGAGCTCAGGTTACTAGACCTTCAATAGATCCTTATAGAGAAGATGTAGATACTTCCTTTTATCTTAAAGGTGGAGAGATATATCTATCACTCCCAATAATCTTCGATATTACCGAAGCCTCTTTAGAGTATAAGGAAGCGTTTGCTTGGAGTGCTTTAGCTTTGTCTTCAGCAGTGTTTGACTATGAAACTATCGATAAGTACGCAGAAGTCTTCATAAGTAGTGATGGGAAAGGTATTGCTAGGTGGAGTAAGAGTGATATCTACGAGAACTCGTATCTTCTGATACCTGCAGATGAGAACGTAATAGACGAAGTTATTGGAATGGGCGTTCAAGGGTTTATAGTTGATGAGGATAGTGGAAATAGTGATCTAGAATTGGTAGTTAGTGCTTTAGATACCAAATTAAAGGAAGTGGGTGTTAGAAATCATTATGACATTTTGGCTAAGTCAGGTAGACTCAGACATTCCGCAGACGCTTTTAAATTAGTTCTATTGGGTGCTGATTCTGTAATTATGCCTTATTTTATTTTAGAAAAAGCCATAGGTGAGGGAAATAAGGGTAATTTGAAAGAGAAAGCCTTCAGTCTCATAGCTGGAATGAAAAAGGAAATAGCTTTGCTTGCCGGTGCAGCTGGGGTTTATAGCGTCCAATCTACTTTGACCGGTAACAGGGAGTTATTGCGTTCTATCAATTTGAGCTATCCTATAAGGAAAGCACTTAGAATAAAACCAGCGGGGTCTTTATAA
- a CDS encoding class II glutamine amidotransferase, whose protein sequence is MVDYYPSGCGVFGILRKRNSPKVKGNLVVRAIDRVRYRGSDKGAGFAVFNLEKRNYYVIKAFYEGNPSELKDMFSKYGVEVKNVELLTKYSNLCDCNLIALGDINEVRKAIRNVNEIMWNGKERKGRVYSVGSSLHVYKGVGYPKDVAEQYRVEEFEGDLWLAHTRQPTNSPGYYPFWSHPFSSFNVAIVHNGDVSSFGANVEYLNSRGLNSFVGTDSEVLAFLFEELIAEGLTIEEAVKILINPSRRFNALPKDIDYLYRNAMLDGPFTAVIGYDSGDDLYLIAIADRSKFRPAIIGEDESYYYVASEENEIREISPKAKVWTLKPGSYFIASYKKGIISYGRSNDELKTFSPPPIMVPEKYDINAYNIGYKELNYEILKLAEKGKKEITVANVLGHRYIGINLPAKNINNLRINLYGIVGNAMANLNEGNEFYVYGNVADDCCDTMHGGKVVIYGDARDVLAQTFQNGKIFVKGNAGNRVGIQMREYKDKRPYLIIGGIVDDYLGEYMAGGVIIVFGKGFNGEPVGNFVGTGMVRGRIYIRGKVSPSKLGLQPPRYEIMRLLKALFLEGLISSEEYDSLKNEEYIEIVNKLKGEAKEYAKKLFEEKIGVPTYEYRELTEEEFKELYPVVDEYSKDMMDYSYTELLKEKFTVITARKL, encoded by the coding sequence ATGGTTGACTATTATCCTTCTGGTTGTGGTGTTTTTGGAATCTTAAGGAAAAGAAACTCTCCAAAAGTCAAAGGCAATTTAGTTGTTAGAGCAATAGATAGAGTCAGATATAGGGGTAGTGATAAGGGAGCAGGATTTGCTGTATTTAATTTGGAAAAAAGAAACTATTATGTTATTAAAGCGTTTTATGAGGGAAACCCCAGTGAACTGAAGGATATGTTCAGCAAGTATGGTGTAGAAGTTAAGAATGTAGAATTGCTAACCAAGTATTCGAATCTGTGCGATTGTAATCTTATTGCTTTGGGCGATATAAATGAGGTTAGGAAGGCTATAAGGAATGTAAATGAGATAATGTGGAACGGTAAAGAGAGGAAGGGCAGAGTGTATAGCGTTGGTAGCTCTCTTCATGTGTATAAGGGTGTTGGATATCCTAAAGACGTAGCAGAACAATATCGTGTTGAGGAGTTTGAAGGCGATTTATGGTTAGCACATACCAGGCAACCCACTAATTCCCCTGGCTATTATCCGTTTTGGTCTCATCCCTTTTCCTCATTTAATGTTGCTATAGTTCACAATGGCGATGTTAGCTCATTTGGAGCTAACGTAGAATATCTAAATTCAAGGGGGCTAAATAGTTTTGTAGGAACTGATAGTGAGGTATTGGCTTTTTTATTTGAGGAACTCATTGCTGAAGGTTTAACCATCGAAGAGGCAGTAAAGATTCTAATTAACCCATCAAGAAGATTCAATGCCTTACCTAAAGATATTGATTACTTATATAGAAACGCTATGTTAGATGGCCCCTTTACAGCGGTTATTGGTTACGACTCCGGTGATGATTTATATCTGATAGCAATTGCTGATAGATCTAAATTTAGGCCGGCAATAATTGGCGAGGATGAGTCATATTATTATGTAGCAAGTGAGGAGAATGAAATTAGGGAAATAAGCCCTAAAGCTAAAGTTTGGACGCTTAAACCTGGTTCTTACTTTATAGCATCTTATAAAAAAGGTATCATATCATATGGGAGGAGCAATGACGAGCTAAAGACATTTTCTCCTCCACCAATAATGGTTCCAGAGAAGTATGATATTAATGCCTATAATATAGGGTATAAGGAGTTAAATTATGAGATACTTAAGTTAGCTGAAAAAGGAAAGAAGGAAATAACAGTTGCCAACGTTTTAGGTCATAGATATATTGGGATAAACCTACCGGCTAAAAACATAAACAATTTGAGAATTAACCTTTATGGTATAGTTGGAAACGCTATGGCAAATTTAAATGAGGGTAACGAATTTTATGTTTATGGAAATGTTGCTGATGACTGTTGTGATACCATGCATGGAGGGAAAGTAGTAATTTACGGTGATGCGAGAGACGTTTTAGCTCAGACTTTTCAGAATGGTAAGATTTTCGTTAAGGGTAATGCTGGAAATAGGGTTGGTATTCAAATGAGGGAATATAAGGATAAAAGACCCTATCTTATAATAGGCGGTATTGTTGATGATTATTTAGGAGAATATATGGCTGGAGGCGTAATAATAGTGTTTGGTAAAGGGTTTAACGGAGAACCAGTGGGAAATTTCGTAGGAACGGGAATGGTAAGGGGGAGAATATACATAAGAGGCAAGGTTTCTCCATCAAAACTAGGATTACAACCACCAAGGTATGAGATAATGAGATTACTAAAAGCACTATTCTTAGAGGGCCTAATTTCTAGTGAGGAATACGATTCACTAAAGAACGAAGAATATATTGAGATTGTTAATAAGTTAAAAGGAGAAGCTAAGGAATATGCCAAGAAATTGTTTGAAGAGAAAATCGGAGTTCCGACATACGAATATAGAGAATTAACCGAGGAGGAATTTAAGGAACTGTACCCAGTAGTTGATGAATATTCTAAGGATATGATGGACTACTCTTATACTGAACTATTAAAGGAAAAGTTTACTGTAATAACTGCTAGAAAATTATAG
- a CDS encoding glycosyltransferase: protein MKKIKVAVIAHGLGMSRGYSGEGTIYKTFFEMLEERKINYVAISFAKPYDKSIPSVYTLPFHLPKLDKYQRLLTYYTAKKVKPDLYLNASGVPIPLSELAPHVIYAGAPSIANLPSKYTRSLFWKLYLLPFRLVINKIKDEGKRAKIIANSRYSAKAIAEVYKINEPKVIYPPVDVEYFQRAYNEEKRENFFVTIGRIERGKMLENSILLAAKSGVKGVIIGSLNERDYLNKLIKLKRELNADIEIVTNLPREELLKVLSKAKVYFHATIGEHFGIPVIEAMAGGVIPIVPKESGAYEVVPEFSYSDIEEAVTLLKSLLENENIGLRREMKNRALNFSKENFKRNIFSEISSIIF from the coding sequence ATGAAGAAAATAAAGGTTGCAGTAATAGCCCATGGCTTAGGAATGAGTAGGGGTTATAGTGGCGAGGGAACTATATACAAGACATTTTTTGAAATGTTGGAGGAAAGAAAAATAAATTATGTTGCAATAAGCTTTGCAAAACCTTATGATAAATCAATACCCTCAGTGTATACGTTGCCTTTTCATTTACCAAAGCTAGATAAGTATCAAAGGTTATTGACCTACTATACGGCGAAAAAAGTAAAACCAGATTTATATCTAAATGCGTCTGGAGTGCCTATACCGTTATCAGAATTAGCTCCACACGTAATTTATGCAGGCGCACCTTCAATAGCTAACTTACCAAGCAAGTATACCAGATCCCTTTTTTGGAAACTTTATTTATTACCGTTTCGTCTCGTCATAAATAAAATAAAAGACGAGGGGAAAAGGGCAAAGATAATAGCAAATTCTCGCTATTCTGCAAAGGCGATAGCTGAAGTTTATAAAATAAATGAGCCAAAAGTAATATACCCTCCAGTAGATGTAGAATATTTTCAGAGAGCATATAATGAGGAAAAAAGGGAAAATTTCTTTGTGACAATAGGAAGAATAGAAAGAGGGAAAATGCTTGAAAATTCAATCCTTTTAGCTGCTAAAAGCGGAGTTAAAGGCGTAATCATTGGTTCACTGAATGAAAGAGACTATCTGAACAAGTTAATTAAGCTTAAGAGAGAACTTAACGCCGACATAGAAATTGTAACTAATTTACCAAGAGAGGAGTTGCTTAAAGTATTGTCAAAAGCTAAAGTCTATTTCCACGCAACGATAGGAGAGCATTTTGGAATACCAGTTATAGAAGCAATGGCAGGCGGAGTTATACCAATAGTCCCTAAGGAAAGTGGAGCTTACGAAGTAGTTCCCGAATTCTCGTACTCAGACATAGAAGAAGCCGTAACATTATTAAAGAGCTTACTGGAAAATGAAAATATAGGGTTGAGAAGGGAAATGAAAAACAGAGCTCTAAATTTCAGTAAAGAAAACTTTAAGCGAAATATCTTCAGCGAAATATCTTCTATAATTTTCTAG